One Mucilaginibacter ginkgonis genomic region harbors:
- a CDS encoding plasmid mobilization protein encodes MENEEENRERKVTTRFKPNEFKVLDTRFKKTRFLKMSEYIRSVLLEKPITVNYRDKTMDEMLEELALLRKELNAIGNNLNQAVRQINSAHGNVDNRLWLNLLTIIGSKVDPAIVQIKECMLTFSKLWSQKLKPGEA; translated from the coding sequence ATGGAAAATGAAGAGGAAAACAGGGAGCGCAAAGTAACTACGCGCTTTAAGCCAAACGAATTTAAAGTACTTGATACACGTTTTAAAAAAACAAGATTTTTAAAAATGAGCGAGTATATCAGGAGCGTTTTGCTTGAAAAACCAATCACGGTAAATTACCGTGATAAGACAATGGATGAAATGCTGGAGGAATTGGCATTGCTCAGAAAAGAGTTAAATGCTATCGGCAATAATCTTAACCAGGCTGTTCGTCAAATTAATAGTGCGCACGGAAATGTGGATAACCGTTTATGGTTAAATCTGCTTACCATTATTGGTAGTAAGGTCGATCCGGCTATAGTCCAGATCAAAGAATGTATGCTAACTTTTTCTAAACTATGGTCGCAAAAATTAAAACCGGGAGAAGCGTAA
- a CDS encoding relaxase/mobilization nuclease domain-containing protein: MVAKIKTGRSVSGAINYNEHKVRQGKAELISAQGYLKDPANLTFTEKLQRLTDLTNRNERTLVNAMHVSLNFAVSENLEKDLLQQIADDYMDGLGFGKQPYLVYQHRDAGHPHLHIVTTNIKPDGKRISFHFLANRASECARKQVEINYNLVKAEDQGKQQNALSNPLIQVEYGKSELKRSITNVVNEIVKGYKFTSIPELNAILNQYNITADRGSKDSRMYEKNGLVYWALDEKGNKMGVPIKASSIYGKPTLKALEDRFRLNEVLRKPLKEQVKWKIEKALNVRVSKTAFQKMLKEEGIQVIFRQNEEGRLYGITFVDHGSKSVFNGSDLGKNYSAATLTNWFKNKEIQQHQIVPKKEKNVKQVLKFPDNISGSFTPSGDRNSLLNILFKDEQQDMAAIARLQQNKRKKKRKGHSL, from the coding sequence ATGGTCGCAAAAATTAAAACCGGGAGAAGCGTAAGTGGTGCAATAAATTATAATGAACATAAAGTAAGACAGGGTAAAGCAGAGTTGATTTCTGCACAAGGTTACCTTAAAGACCCAGCTAACTTAACGTTCACGGAAAAGCTGCAAAGATTAACTGACCTAACAAATCGGAACGAGCGGACACTCGTCAACGCAATGCACGTTTCGTTAAATTTTGCGGTGAGCGAAAATTTGGAGAAAGATTTACTGCAGCAAATTGCCGATGATTATATGGATGGTTTAGGATTTGGTAAACAGCCTTATTTAGTTTACCAGCATCGCGATGCCGGACACCCTCACCTGCATATTGTCACTACTAATATCAAACCCGACGGTAAACGTATCAGTTTTCATTTCCTCGCGAACAGAGCCTCCGAATGTGCCAGAAAACAAGTTGAAATAAATTACAACTTGGTTAAGGCAGAAGATCAGGGTAAGCAACAAAACGCATTATCTAATCCCTTAATACAAGTTGAATATGGTAAGTCAGAACTTAAAAGGTCAATCACCAACGTGGTGAATGAAATTGTAAAAGGTTACAAATTTACCAGCATTCCCGAACTCAATGCAATACTTAATCAATACAATATTACGGCTGATAGGGGTTCTAAAGATTCAAGAATGTATGAAAAAAATGGCTTGGTTTATTGGGCGCTTGATGAAAAAGGAAACAAAATGGGTGTGCCAATCAAGGCCAGCAGCATCTATGGCAAGCCAACTTTGAAGGCATTAGAAGATCGTTTTCGATTAAACGAAGTGTTGCGTAAACCTCTGAAAGAACAGGTAAAGTGGAAAATTGAAAAGGCTTTAAATGTGAGAGTTTCAAAAACCGCCTTTCAAAAAATGTTAAAAGAAGAAGGTATTCAAGTCATTTTCCGGCAAAATGAAGAAGGGCGTTTGTATGGGATAACGTTCGTAGATCATGGATCGAAGTCGGTATTCAACGGAAGTGATTTAGGCAAAAATTATAGTGCAGCCACACTAACAAACTGGTTCAAAAACAAGGAAATTCAGCAACATCAAATTGTTCCAAAAAAGGAAAAAAATGTCAAACAGGTGTTGAAATTCCCTGACAATATTTCAGGTTCATTTACACCTTCAGGCGATAGAAATTCGCTGTTAAACATACTATTTAAAGATGAACAGCAAGACATGGCCGCTATAGCAAGGCTGCAGCAAAATAAACGAAAGAAAAAAAGAAAAGGACATTCACTTTAA
- the mobC gene encoding conjugal transfer protein MobC produces the protein MQTGENEQALRKIIDFTRLLSIAVLIVHFYLSCYSAFQVLGLRRPIVNHILLPISRMAIFAKVLHAKLAAIILLLASLLGSKGKKDESIKASRISINSMAGLIMYFVSTLFLATHYSSTTIALLYIGVTSAGYMLILSGVSLLFRMIKINLNKDIFNEENESFPQEERLLENEYSVNLPAVYNLKGKSRKSWINIINPFRGTLIGGSPGSGKSYFVIRHIISQHIKKGFSMLIYDFKYDDLSRIAYNALSKHKHLYKVQPTFYVINFERVMHRSNPLEPQTMSEITDAIEATRTIMLGLNREWIKKQGDFFVESPINFISAIMWFLKKYEDGRFCTLPHVIEFAQLDYNILFHLLLEEPEVEVLINPFISAWRNEAYDQLEGQIGSAKISLARLSSPQLYYVLSGNDFSLDINNPDDPKIVCLANNPLKSQIYGAVLSLYINRINKLVNRKNQQKCSMVFDEFPTIYFNGIDNLIATARSNKVAVSLAVQDYSQLKKDYGLEQAEVIFNITGNIIFGQSNGDSAKQLSERIGKINQEKESITINSSDTSLNKSTQLNFAVPASKIAGLSSGQFVGMVADDPQNKINFKAFNCEIQNDHRGIADDEAEFKSIPSVRQIDNEVFEANYLSIKNDILTIVQKSEASPTP, from the coding sequence ATGCAAACAGGTGAAAATGAACAAGCCCTGAGAAAGATAATTGACTTTACAAGGCTTTTAAGTATTGCAGTTTTAATAGTGCATTTTTATTTAAGCTGCTATTCAGCATTCCAGGTTTTAGGTTTAAGAAGGCCTATAGTAAATCATATTTTATTACCCATTTCGAGGATGGCAATATTTGCAAAAGTGCTTCACGCAAAACTTGCCGCAATCATTCTGTTATTGGCTTCGTTACTTGGCAGTAAGGGTAAAAAAGATGAATCCATTAAGGCAAGCAGAATTTCGATTAATAGTATGGCCGGGCTGATCATGTACTTTGTTAGCACGCTATTTCTTGCCACTCACTATTCTTCCACCACCATAGCATTATTATACATTGGCGTTACATCAGCAGGGTATATGCTGATTCTTTCAGGAGTGAGTCTTCTTTTCAGAATGATTAAAATTAATTTAAACAAGGATATATTCAATGAGGAGAATGAATCTTTCCCCCAGGAAGAACGGCTATTAGAAAATGAGTATTCTGTTAACCTTCCTGCAGTTTACAATCTAAAAGGGAAAAGCCGCAAAAGCTGGATAAATATTATAAATCCATTCAGAGGAACTTTAATTGGCGGTAGCCCGGGATCTGGTAAATCTTATTTTGTAATCCGACATATTATTTCGCAGCATATTAAAAAGGGATTTTCAATGCTGATTTACGATTTTAAATACGATGATCTGTCTCGCATAGCCTATAATGCGCTTTCGAAACACAAGCATTTATATAAAGTTCAACCTACTTTTTATGTAATAAACTTCGAACGGGTTATGCATAGGTCAAATCCTTTAGAACCTCAAACCATGTCCGAAATCACAGATGCGATTGAGGCAACCCGAACTATTATGCTAGGCCTCAACCGGGAATGGATTAAAAAACAGGGAGATTTCTTCGTGGAGTCACCAATCAATTTCATTTCAGCGATAATGTGGTTTTTAAAAAAATATGAAGATGGTCGGTTTTGCACACTACCACACGTGATTGAATTTGCGCAGCTTGATTACAACATCCTATTCCATTTATTGCTTGAGGAACCTGAGGTGGAAGTCCTTATCAATCCTTTTATATCAGCCTGGAGAAATGAGGCATACGATCAATTGGAAGGTCAAATAGGAAGCGCGAAAATCAGCTTGGCACGTTTGTCGTCACCGCAGCTCTATTACGTATTAAGCGGAAATGATTTCTCACTTGATATTAATAATCCCGATGATCCTAAAATAGTTTGCCTGGCAAACAATCCGCTGAAATCTCAAATATACGGTGCGGTCTTATCCCTGTATATTAACCGGATAAATAAGCTGGTTAACCGGAAAAATCAGCAGAAATGCAGTATGGTTTTTGACGAATTTCCAACCATCTATTTCAATGGGATTGATAACCTAATTGCTACCGCGAGGTCTAATAAAGTTGCTGTTTCCTTAGCGGTTCAGGATTACAGTCAGCTTAAGAAAGATTATGGCTTGGAACAAGCTGAAGTCATTTTCAATATTACAGGTAATATTATTTTTGGACAATCAAATGGAGATTCGGCAAAACAGCTATCTGAACGCATCGGAAAAATTAATCAGGAGAAAGAAAGCATAACAATCAATAGTTCTGACACCTCTTTGAATAAATCAACTCAATTGAATTTTGCTGTACCTGCTTCCAAAATAGCCGGGTTGTCATCAGGCCAGTTTGTGGGAATGGTGGCGGACGACCCTCAAAACAAAATAAACTTTAAAGCTTTTAATTGTGAGATTCAAAATGATCATCGCGGGATTGCTGATGACGAAGCTGAATTTAAATCAATTCCTTCTGTTCGGCAGATTGATAATGAGGTGTTTGAAGCTAATTACCTTTCAATCAAGAACGACATTTTAACTATTGTTCAAAAATCAGAAGCGAGTCCAACCCCTTAA
- a CDS encoding ParA family protein, which translates to MGKIITVAHQKGGVGKSTLAMNLAVCFQDQLNVVLVDTDLQGSLFQIEKELPGLTVITNDRLQEIGKLDRDLIIVDTPPYLSNKLPELFSLSDFILMPTKAGFFDVMAIQSTIALVKEAQLRRPEIQAGIVMNMIKPRSGITKEVGCLLKSMETPVLETMIHDRVSIARSSITAGVLRGSDHKAISEITSLAEEIVNRISA; encoded by the coding sequence ATGGGAAAGATCATCACGGTGGCTCACCAAAAAGGGGGCGTGGGAAAAAGCACATTAGCTATGAACTTAGCGGTGTGTTTTCAGGATCAGCTAAACGTCGTCTTAGTTGATACGGATTTACAGGGTAGCCTATTCCAGATTGAAAAGGAACTGCCTGGACTGACAGTTATAACTAACGATCGATTGCAGGAAATCGGAAAGTTAGATCGCGACCTGATAATAGTTGACACACCACCCTATTTGTCAAACAAACTGCCGGAACTATTCAGTCTCTCGGATTTTATCCTTATGCCTACTAAAGCAGGCTTTTTTGATGTCATGGCTATCCAATCCACTATAGCATTAGTAAAAGAAGCGCAGCTTAGAAGGCCAGAGATACAAGCTGGTATTGTTATGAATATGATTAAGCCTCGATCCGGTATAACCAAAGAAGTAGGCTGCCTTTTGAAAAGCATGGAAACCCCTGTTTTGGAAACGATGATCCACGACCGGGTAAGTATCGCAAGGTCTTCCATTACCGCCGGGGTGTTGCGCGGCAGCGATCACAAAGCCATATCCGAAATCACATCCCTGGCAGAGGAAATCGTTAATCGTATCAGTGCATAA